In uncultured Cohaesibacter sp., a genomic segment contains:
- a CDS encoding transglutaminase-like cysteine peptidase, translating into MTRHFQLTFFAKRRLLACAIAIGSIVSLVPGIAVAEVPGTMRVNERTNPPAGHVYYCAGHPSACNRHGQGAVTLSQQSWDQLLEVNASVNRSIQAKPDGQIDEWSAYVPEGDCEDYALTKQQELLRKGWPSDALLLTTAFLEDGTYHAVLLVRTDRGEFILDNLKPTILPWQEVHYRWNKRQAVGNPQIWQRVAGAPEPGTQLPAAGLRLRRIQ; encoded by the coding sequence GTGACTCGGCATTTTCAACTGACATTCTTTGCAAAAAGACGTCTGTTGGCCTGCGCGATTGCGATCGGTTCGATCGTCAGTCTCGTGCCAGGCATAGCCGTGGCCGAAGTCCCCGGAACGATGCGCGTTAATGAACGCACCAATCCGCCCGCCGGGCATGTCTATTATTGCGCAGGGCACCCCTCGGCTTGCAATCGCCATGGCCAAGGCGCGGTAACGCTCTCCCAGCAAAGCTGGGATCAGCTTCTCGAAGTGAATGCATCCGTCAATCGATCCATTCAAGCCAAGCCTGACGGGCAGATCGACGAATGGTCGGCCTATGTGCCGGAAGGTGACTGCGAAGATTATGCCCTGACCAAACAGCAGGAATTGCTGCGGAAGGGCTGGCCCTCCGATGCGTTGCTGCTGACAACCGCTTTTCTTGAAGATGGCACTTATCATGCCGTGCTTCTGGTCAGAACGGATCGCGGCGAGTTTATTCTGGACAATCTCAAGCCGACCATCCTGCCATGGCAGGAAGTGCATTATCGCTGGAACAAGCGGCAAGCTGTCGGCAATCCGCAGATTTGGCAGCGCGTAGCAGGCGCACCCGAGCCCGGCACGCAGCTTCCGGCAGCGGGCCTCAGACTGCGACGAATCCAGTAA
- a CDS encoding acetyl-CoA hydrolase/transferase C-terminal domain-containing protein, translating to MKVEDTIDMFKDGMNLGWSGFTPAGYPKAVPIALAEHVEKNNLQGKLKFNLFIGASVGAETEGRWADNDMIDRRWPYQTGKNIAKAINEGRIRMGDKHLSLFAQDLAYGFYTKDSKSGKLDLAIIEVSAVTEDGCLVPSASVGVIPEIIQTCDKIILEVNTAMPSYEGMHDIMVLHAPPHREIIGITKANSRIGMPCIPCDPSKIVAIVESEYTDKGRALADPDEGSVAIASHLLDFFQNEVKQHRLPENLLPLQSGVGSIANAVVGGLANGPFYNLSVYTEVLQDGMLDLFDSGRLDYASSCSLSLSQDNGMPRFIERREFYQDKIILRPLSISNNPEVARRLGVIAMNTPIEIDMYGHANSTLISGTRIVNGIGGSGDFLRSGFLKIMHTPSVRPSKTDPTGISCVVPHAQHIDHTEHDLDVVVTEQGLADLRGLAPRDRAHCIINNCVHPDYKDIMNEYFDMAEKDCIARKVGHEPQLWDRVFKMQLNLAQNGTMKIKNWDIKVDLCE from the coding sequence ATGAAGGTGGAAGACACCATCGACATGTTCAAGGATGGCATGAATCTGGGCTGGTCCGGTTTTACACCCGCAGGGTATCCAAAGGCTGTTCCGATTGCGCTGGCTGAGCATGTTGAGAAAAACAATCTTCAGGGCAAACTGAAATTCAACCTCTTTATCGGCGCTTCCGTTGGTGCGGAAACCGAGGGTCGTTGGGCCGACAATGACATGATCGACCGTCGCTGGCCCTATCAGACAGGCAAGAATATCGCCAAGGCCATCAACGAAGGCCGCATCCGCATGGGCGACAAGCATCTCTCGCTGTTCGCTCAGGATCTGGCCTACGGTTTCTACACCAAGGATTCCAAGTCCGGCAAACTCGACCTCGCGATCATCGAGGTGTCCGCAGTGACCGAGGATGGCTGCCTGGTTCCTTCCGCATCCGTTGGCGTGATCCCGGAAATCATCCAGACCTGCGACAAGATCATTCTTGAAGTCAACACCGCGATGCCATCTTACGAAGGCATGCATGACATCATGGTTCTGCATGCGCCGCCGCACCGTGAGATCATCGGCATCACCAAGGCAAACAGCCGCATCGGCATGCCTTGCATCCCATGTGACCCGAGCAAGATCGTTGCCATCGTCGAATCCGAATATACCGACAAGGGCCGTGCGCTGGCTGATCCGGACGAAGGCTCCGTTGCAATTGCCAGCCATCTGCTCGACTTCTTCCAGAATGAAGTGAAGCAGCATCGTCTGCCCGAGAACCTGCTGCCGCTGCAATCCGGTGTGGGTTCGATTGCCAATGCGGTTGTCGGCGGTTTGGCCAACGGTCCCTTCTATAACCTCAGCGTCTATACCGAAGTGCTGCAGGACGGCATGCTGGATCTGTTCGACTCCGGACGTCTGGACTATGCCTCTTCCTGCTCGCTGTCGCTATCGCAGGACAATGGCATGCCGCGCTTCATCGAACGGCGTGAATTCTATCAGGACAAGATCATCCTGCGGCCGCTGTCGATCTCCAACAACCCCGAGGTTGCCCGTCGTCTTGGCGTTATCGCCATGAACACGCCAATCGAGATTGACATGTATGGTCACGCCAACTCGACGCTGATCAGCGGCACGCGCATCGTCAACGGCATTGGCGGCTCGGGTGACTTCCTGCGCTCCGGCTTCCTGAAGATCATGCATACGCCATCGGTGCGCCCGTCCAAGACCGACCCGACCGGCATCAGCTGCGTTGTTCCGCACGCCCAGCATATTGACCATACCGAGCATGACCTCGATGTGGTGGTTACCGAGCAGGGCCTTGCCGACTTGCGCGGACTGGCTCCGCGCGACCGTGCCCATTGCATCATCAACAACTGCGTCCATCCTGACTATAAGGATATCATGAACGAATATTTCGACATGGCAGAGAAGGACTGCATTGCCCGCAAGGTTGGCCACGAGCCGCAACTGTGGGATCGGGTCTTCAAGATGCAGTTGAACCTTGCCCAGAATGGCACGATGAAAATCAAGAACTGGGATATCAAAGTGGATCTGTGCGAATAG
- a CDS encoding SLAC1 anion channel family protein, whose translation MTQTSNLSEAGSPSSHALQNNETIAGAENKLSRLEHFPNAFFAMVMGLAGFTLATERLEKTLGTAHVSSLILLIFTGIVFAVLLGLYLTKAIKFPQAISWEWNHPVRMCFFPAASIGLILMGTAIGPFSQPLSLGFWAIGSLLHLVGTLAVLSTWIGHRNFELMHLNPAWFIPVVGNILVPIAGARLGFGEISWFFFAIGIIFWIVLLTLVFNRLVFHNPLPERLLPTLMILIAPPAIGFVSFVTMTGAVDPFSRILYYTGVFFFLIILLQVPKLSRISFAMSWWAYSFPLAALTISTLLYSELIQSGMHEGIGFALYGLLLLVIVGLLVRTAKAILAGQVCQPE comes from the coding sequence ATGACGCAGACTAGCAATTTATCGGAGGCAGGATCGCCCTCCTCTCATGCGCTCCAAAATAATGAAACTATCGCAGGCGCTGAAAATAAACTCTCAAGGCTTGAGCATTTTCCCAATGCTTTTTTTGCCATGGTCATGGGGCTGGCAGGCTTCACTCTGGCGACCGAGAGACTGGAAAAAACGCTCGGCACGGCACATGTTAGCAGTTTGATTTTACTTATTTTTACCGGGATAGTCTTTGCGGTTCTGCTCGGCCTCTATCTGACCAAGGCGATCAAATTTCCGCAAGCCATCTCATGGGAGTGGAATCATCCGGTGCGGATGTGTTTCTTCCCCGCCGCTTCCATTGGCCTCATCTTGATGGGCACTGCCATCGGACCTTTTTCCCAACCCCTTTCGCTTGGCTTCTGGGCTATCGGCAGCCTGTTGCATCTGGTCGGAACATTGGCCGTTTTGTCGACATGGATCGGTCATCGCAATTTTGAATTGATGCATCTCAATCCCGCATGGTTCATACCGGTGGTTGGCAATATCCTCGTTCCGATTGCGGGTGCACGCCTTGGTTTTGGCGAAATTTCATGGTTCTTTTTTGCAATCGGAATCATCTTCTGGATCGTGCTGCTGACCCTCGTTTTCAATCGGCTGGTTTTCCACAATCCACTGCCGGAGCGCCTTCTGCCGACCCTGATGATTCTCATTGCGCCACCAGCCATCGGCTTTGTTTCCTTTGTCACGATGACCGGTGCAGTGGACCCCTTCTCCCGCATTCTTTACTATACGGGGGTTTTCTTTTTCCTGATCATCCTGCTTCAGGTTCCCAAATTGTCCCGCATTTCCTTTGCCATGTCATGGTGGGCCTATAGTTTCCCATTGGCGGCTTTGACGATTTCCACCCTGCTCTATTCAGAGCTGATCCAGTCGGGCATGCATGAAGGCATCGGCTTTGCGCTCTATGGCCTTCTGCTGCTTGTGATCGTTGGGCTGCTTGTCAGAACGGCCAAGGCAATTCTGGCCGGACAGGTCTGCCAGCCAGAGTAA
- a CDS encoding Rrf2 family transcriptional regulator, translating to MRLTQHSNYAMRLLMYCALKPDQTVRLAEIAESYDISGHHLNKIAQRLVHVGAIQAIRGRNGGIRLAKDPRDLNVGEIIRQTEENMIIVECFSEQTNTCPLISHCKFRILLQDALEAFLKVLDAYTLEDMVAHPDCLRPLLGMNEQISTLSEIHRPNCA from the coding sequence ATGCGTCTTACTCAGCATTCCAACTATGCGATGCGCCTGCTTATGTATTGTGCTCTTAAGCCTGACCAGACTGTTCGCTTGGCTGAGATCGCAGAATCCTACGATATTTCCGGACATCATCTCAACAAGATCGCACAGCGTCTGGTGCATGTCGGTGCCATTCAGGCCATCCGTGGGCGCAATGGCGGCATACGGCTTGCCAAAGACCCCAGAGACCTGAATGTGGGCGAGATCATTCGACAGACCGAAGAGAATATGATCATTGTCGAGTGCTTCTCCGAACAAACCAACACCTGCCCGCTTATTTCGCACTGCAAGTTCCGCATCTTGTTGCAAGATGCGCTGGAAGCCTTCCTCAAGGTTCTGGATGCCTACACGCTGGAGGATATGGTTGCCCACCCCGATTGCCTGAGGCCGCTGCTTGGCATGAATGAACAGATAAGCACACTCAGCGAGATACATCGGCCAAACTGTGCCTGA
- a CDS encoding SDR family oxidoreductase yields MRILVLGGFGLIGSEICRTLLRAEHEVVSLSRTPREAARLLPQVEWHTGDMRRMLDSSEWVHLLDDVDAVVNAASALQDGLMADLEAVHHLSVKACLDACVQRGILRFVQISSTGAEPNAPTAFMRTKAIGDDVVMDSSIEWVVLRPGLVLAPSAYSGTALLRMLAGFPYIQPLMMADRRIQTIHIDELTEAALMAVEGRIPAQADIDLVEAESHTFEELVEGMRNWLGFSPAVKSFRFSGSMAALITSLANGLGRLGWRSPMRTTAIQVLEGHVNGDPSLWHSISGRYCRSYEETLAMMPSTTQERWFSKLALLLPVLVTTLSLFWILTGVLTLFDMPLASKNLAGSGATLLQMQFLLASAAFIDIALGIAILIRRLAYQICLAMVVMTVIYLVSASILVPALWMDPAGALLKAIPAMMLALVTRALLGSR; encoded by the coding sequence ATGCGTATTCTGGTTCTCGGTGGTTTTGGCCTGATCGGATCGGAAATATGCCGAACCTTGCTTCGTGCCGAGCATGAGGTTGTCAGCCTGTCTCGTACGCCAAGGGAAGCGGCCCGTCTGCTGCCACAAGTGGAATGGCATACCGGCGATATGCGTCGCATGCTCGATTCCTCCGAATGGGTGCATTTGCTCGATGATGTAGACGCTGTTGTCAATGCCGCGAGCGCCTTGCAGGATGGTCTGATGGCGGATCTGGAAGCGGTGCATCATCTCTCCGTCAAGGCCTGCCTTGATGCCTGCGTGCAGCGGGGAATCCTGCGTTTTGTCCAGATCTCATCAACCGGAGCAGAACCGAACGCCCCCACCGCCTTCATGCGCACAAAGGCCATTGGCGATGACGTGGTGATGGATTCCTCCATCGAATGGGTTGTGCTTCGGCCCGGCCTCGTTCTGGCCCCTTCGGCCTATAGCGGCACCGCGTTGCTGCGCATGCTGGCCGGCTTCCCCTATATCCAGCCATTGATGATGGCGGACAGGCGCATCCAGACCATTCATATTGATGAATTGACAGAAGCCGCTCTGATGGCAGTCGAGGGCCGTATCCCCGCGCAGGCCGACATTGATCTGGTCGAAGCCGAGAGCCACACTTTCGAGGAACTGGTCGAGGGCATGCGCAACTGGCTGGGCTTTTCTCCTGCCGTCAAAAGCTTCCGCTTTTCAGGGAGCATGGCCGCGTTGATCACCAGTCTGGCCAATGGTCTTGGACGGCTTGGCTGGCGTTCTCCGATGCGCACGACGGCCATTCAGGTGCTTGAGGGGCATGTCAATGGTGATCCGTCCCTTTGGCATTCCATTTCGGGCCGCTACTGCCGATCCTATGAAGAAACGCTGGCCATGATGCCTAGCACGACACAGGAACGCTGGTTCTCCAAGCTGGCGCTTCTGCTGCCGGTTCTGGTCACGACATTGTCGCTCTTCTGGATTCTTACCGGCGTGCTGACATTGTTTGACATGCCGCTGGCTTCCAAAAATCTGGCCGGATCTGGGGCGACCCTGCTTCAGATGCAGTTTCTGCTCGCCAGTGCAGCCTTCATCGACATCGCTTTGGGGATTGCAATCCTGATCCGCAGGCTGGCCTATCAGATCTGTCTGGCCATGGTGGTCATGACCGTGATCTATCTGGTTTCTGCAAGCATTCTGGTGCCTGCGCTCTGGATGGATCCGGCCGGAGCCTTGCTCAAGGCAATTCCGGCGATGATGCTTGCTTTGGTGACGAGAGCCCTGCTGGGCAGTCGCTAA
- a CDS encoding P1 family peptidase has product MNSARDFGIKIGKLPTGATNSIADIEGLSFGQVTLSEGEVQTGVSVIHPTPDSVFENKCVAACHVINGFGKSVGLMQLKELGQLETPIVLTNTLSVGTASTALVRHMLAGHEAIGETTGTVNPVVMECNDGAYLNDIRGLHVSEADILDALGQHDAQLAQGAKGAGTGMSCYGLKGGIGSSSRQVQIKQHCFTLGAATLCNMGRLPDLLIAGRKVGAEIAALQEADQTSELGSIIIILATDAPLTARQLERICKRATAGLARTGTQFGSGSGDVVLGFSTSGRLPHDAGSDAILQRQMLHEDHLDSLFAATIEAVEESILNALFAAETTSGKHGRTRVSLSDWWPGLS; this is encoded by the coding sequence ATGAATTCTGCAAGAGATTTCGGCATCAAGATCGGCAAATTGCCGACAGGAGCAACAAACAGCATCGCCGATATAGAGGGCCTTTCCTTTGGTCAGGTCACATTGTCGGAGGGCGAGGTGCAGACCGGGGTGAGCGTCATTCACCCCACGCCGGATTCGGTCTTCGAGAATAAGTGCGTCGCGGCCTGCCATGTCATCAACGGCTTTGGCAAAAGTGTTGGCCTGATGCAGCTCAAGGAACTTGGCCAGTTGGAAACCCCTATCGTGCTGACCAATACCCTTTCGGTCGGAACAGCCTCTACGGCTCTGGTCAGACACATGCTCGCCGGACATGAAGCCATTGGCGAAACAACGGGGACCGTCAATCCGGTCGTCATGGAATGCAATGACGGGGCCTATCTCAACGACATTCGTGGTCTGCATGTGAGCGAAGCGGATATTCTGGATGCTCTGGGCCAGCATGATGCGCAATTGGCACAAGGCGCAAAGGGCGCGGGAACCGGCATGAGCTGCTATGGCCTGAAAGGCGGCATAGGTTCGTCTTCGCGCCAAGTCCAGATCAAGCAACATTGTTTCACCCTCGGTGCCGCAACTCTTTGCAATATGGGGCGATTGCCGGACCTGCTGATCGCGGGACGCAAGGTGGGCGCTGAAATTGCTGCTTTGCAGGAGGCTGACCAGACTTCGGAGCTGGGATCGATCATCATCATTCTGGCGACCGATGCCCCCCTCACCGCCCGTCAGCTGGAGCGCATTTGCAAACGGGCGACTGCGGGTCTGGCGCGCACGGGTACGCAATTCGGCTCGGGCAGTGGCGATGTTGTGCTGGGCTTTTCAACCTCTGGCCGCCTGCCTCATGATGCGGGTTCGGACGCAATCCTGCAAAGGCAAATGCTGCATGAAGACCATCTGGACAGCTTGTTTGCTGCGACCATTGAAGCGGTGGAAGAATCCATTCTGAACGCGCTTTTTGCAGCCGAAACCACAAGCGGCAAGCATGGCCGCACGCGCGTCAGCCTTTCCGACTGGTGGCCGGGATTGTCATAG
- a CDS encoding asparaginase yields the protein MSVLVEVTRGVRVESWHMGAIAVVDASGNLVSSIGDIESPVFPRSAIKGLQALPLIESGAADHFHLPAEALSIACASHNGEEIHVETVKAMLQACGLAEHDLECGAHSPRHEKDQAILHLRGATPTAANNNCSGKHAGFLCFAQEAGFDHRGYIKPEHPVQREVRSVLEQTTGFAISGEAGMDLCGVDGCSIPTYAIPLKNLAHAFARFGTGKDLAPERAKAAQRLRQAVAKAPYMVAGHDRFCTSVMEIFGERAFVKTGAEGVFCASLPDQGLGVALKCWDGANRAAEIMMAAVIDAFLPMSEGEAVAMQDWRENRLVNWNGMHVGTVKLVDGALSHLMQKRKA from the coding sequence ATGAGTGTTCTGGTTGAAGTTACGCGTGGTGTTCGTGTCGAAAGCTGGCATATGGGAGCGATCGCCGTTGTCGATGCGAGCGGCAATCTTGTTTCCTCGATTGGCGATATCGAGAGCCCGGTTTTTCCCAGATCGGCAATCAAGGGCCTGCAGGCCCTGCCTCTGATCGAGTCGGGCGCGGCAGATCATTTTCATCTGCCTGCGGAAGCCCTGTCCATTGCCTGCGCCTCTCATAATGGCGAAGAGATCCATGTCGAGACGGTCAAGGCCATGTTGCAGGCCTGCGGTTTGGCCGAGCATGATCTTGAATGCGGCGCCCATAGCCCGCGCCATGAAAAGGATCAGGCCATTCTGCATCTGCGCGGCGCGACACCAACGGCTGCCAACAACAATTGCTCGGGCAAGCATGCCGGTTTTCTCTGTTTCGCGCAGGAGGCCGGTTTTGATCATCGCGGCTATATCAAGCCGGAGCATCCGGTGCAGAGAGAGGTGCGTTCGGTGCTGGAGCAGACAACCGGCTTTGCGATCTCCGGTGAGGCCGGGATGGATCTTTGCGGTGTGGACGGCTGTTCCATTCCAACCTATGCCATTCCGCTCAAGAATCTGGCCCATGCCTTTGCCCGGTTCGGAACCGGCAAGGATCTGGCTCCAGAACGAGCCAAAGCCGCGCAAAGACTGAGGCAGGCCGTTGCCAAAGCGCCCTATATGGTCGCAGGGCATGATCGTTTTTGCACCTCGGTGATGGAGATTTTCGGCGAGCGTGCCTTTGTCAAAACGGGGGCGGAGGGCGTCTTCTGTGCCAGCTTGCCCGATCAGGGGCTGGGCGTGGCGCTCAAATGCTGGGACGGGGCAAACCGCGCTGCCGAAATCATGATGGCAGCGGTTATCGATGCCTTTTTGCCAATGAGTGAAGGGGAGGCTGTTGCCATGCAGGATTGGCGCGAAAACAGGCTGGTCAACTGGAACGGCATGCATGTTGGCACAGTCAAGCTGGTCGACGGAGCCCTTTCCCATCTCATGCAGAAACGGAAGGCCTGA
- a CDS encoding response regulator has protein sequence MRKGKGFILVAASTSKERRSVSQALRKLDPDIPITEVNSAAALRDALAERPVDVLFLSEEFSNGDGLDVIEQLGQASRGIFTILMADYFSPESLARASKAGLYDCIQTPLSEDDLKRILKRREMQSNRLSALVVDSQPAARHIIFKLMSESRFDLMTSEAATGLLAISLCRSIPYHILLVDADTKDWNGPEMVKFIQKRQAHCRIILMSSKEKEMLADQYEAVGLSGFLKKPFYAKDLDRLLHSILGIPVSNLLKRNFFEEQRPLAQEEDEDPAIASDPDQPANQQEADREVFWL, from the coding sequence ATGCGAAAAGGCAAAGGCTTCATTCTCGTAGCGGCCTCGACATCGAAAGAGCGCCGTTCCGTGAGTCAGGCATTGCGCAAGCTGGATCCTGACATACCGATCACGGAAGTTAATTCCGCAGCAGCATTAAGGGACGCTTTGGCTGAACGACCCGTCGACGTCCTGTTTCTGAGTGAAGAATTTTCAAATGGTGACGGGCTCGATGTGATTGAACAATTGGGTCAGGCCAGTCGGGGCATCTTCACCATCTTGATGGCGGACTATTTCAGCCCCGAGAGCCTTGCCCGGGCCAGCAAGGCTGGTCTTTATGACTGCATCCAGACGCCTTTAAGCGAAGATGATCTCAAGCGCATATTGAAGCGAAGGGAAATGCAGTCCAATCGTCTTTCTGCGCTGGTCGTAGACTCCCAGCCAGCGGCCCGTCATATCATCTTCAAGCTGATGTCGGAAAGCCGCTTCGATCTGATGACGTCGGAAGCGGCTACGGGATTGCTTGCCATTTCCCTGTGCAGATCCATTCCCTATCATATCCTGCTTGTCGATGCGGATACGAAAGACTGGAATGGCCCGGAAATGGTGAAGTTTATCCAGAAACGTCAGGCCCATTGCCGCATTATTCTCATGAGCAGCAAAGAAAAAGAGATGCTGGCTGATCAGTATGAGGCGGTCGGGCTGTCCGGATTCCTGAAAAAGCCTTTCTACGCAAAAGATCTGGATCGCCTTCTCCATAGCATTCTCGGAATCCCTGTCAGCAATTTGCTCAAGCGTAATTTCTTTGAAGAGCAACGGCCTCTCGCGCAAGAAGAGGACGAAGATCCCGCAATTGCTTCGGATCCCGATCAGCCTGCAAACCAGCAGGAAGCAGACCGGGAAGTCTTCTGGCTTTGA
- the meaB gene encoding methylmalonyl Co-A mutase-associated GTPase MeaB yields MVPAHLNADLLAKQILEGNRASLARAITLVESRKPAHRAIARELLTQLLPHSGKAHRVGITGVPGVGKSTTIDQLGKNLTEAGKKVAVLAVDPSSTRTGGSILGDKTRMEQLCTDPNAFIRPSPSAGTLGGVAARTRETMFLCEAAGYDVILVETVGIGQSETTVADMVDFFLVLMLPGAGDELQGIKKGVLEIADMIAVNKADGDGWARARKAAAQYRAALHIMTPVSQNWTPPVMTISGLANESLDKMWKQVELHQQKLSATGELQEKRSGQQVRWMWSMLEDRMKSLLKENESVTRLLEQVEGRVESGTLPASVAVEDVMHQLLTSLKEDRTN; encoded by the coding sequence ATGGTACCTGCTCATTTGAATGCTGATCTTCTGGCCAAACAAATTCTGGAGGGGAACAGGGCATCCCTCGCCAGAGCCATAACGCTCGTTGAAAGCCGCAAGCCCGCGCATCGGGCGATTGCCCGCGAATTGCTAACCCAGCTTCTGCCCCATTCGGGCAAGGCCCATCGGGTTGGCATCACTGGCGTTCCCGGCGTTGGCAAGTCAACAACCATCGATCAACTGGGCAAGAATCTGACCGAAGCAGGCAAAAAGGTCGCAGTTCTGGCGGTGGATCCGTCATCGACGCGCACCGGTGGTTCCATTCTGGGTGACAAGACCCGCATGGAGCAGCTTTGCACCGACCCCAATGCCTTCATTCGCCCCTCCCCGTCTGCGGGCACGCTGGGCGGTGTTGCCGCACGCACGCGCGAAACCATGTTTCTTTGCGAAGCGGCAGGATATGACGTCATTCTGGTGGAAACGGTGGGCATCGGGCAATCCGAAACCACGGTCGCAGACATGGTCGATTTCTTCCTTGTCCTGATGCTGCCCGGAGCTGGCGACGAATTGCAGGGCATCAAGAAGGGTGTTCTGGAAATTGCCGACATGATTGCCGTGAACAAGGCCGACGGCGACGGCTGGGCGCGGGCGCGCAAGGCTGCTGCGCAATATCGGGCGGCTCTGCATATCATGACACCGGTCAGCCAGAACTGGACGCCACCAGTCATGACGATCTCCGGCCTTGCCAACGAAAGCCTCGACAAGATGTGGAAGCAGGTGGAGCTGCATCAACAGAAGCTTTCGGCCACGGGCGAGCTTCAGGAAAAACGCAGCGGCCAGCAAGTTCGCTGGATGTGGTCCATGCTGGAAGACCGGATGAAATCTCTTTTGAAAGAGAATGAGAGCGTTACCAGACTGCTCGAACAGGTGGAAGGACGCGTTGAAAGCGGCACCCTGCCTGCCTCCGTTGCCGTCGAGGACGTGATGCATCAGCTCCTTACCAGCCTCAAGGAAGATCGGACAAACTAA